The Triticum aestivum cultivar Chinese Spring chromosome 3A, IWGSC CS RefSeq v2.1, whole genome shotgun sequence genome includes a region encoding these proteins:
- the LOC123061821 gene encoding probable glutathione S-transferase GSTU6, translated as MAGGGEGGELQLLGAWLSPWVIRVKVALQMKGLSYEYIEENLQHKSELLLSSNPVHKKVPVLIHAGRPVCESLVVLEYVDEAWAGAGTPLLPADPYDRAVARFWATYVNDTFFPSWRPLFRATTAEQRAEAFENVLPQVETLERALTECSKGKAFFGGDAVGIVDLALGSFVVWIRAVDELGGTNLLDEARVPGLAAWAERFMAVDAVEEVMPEAGRIMEHYKGFLAKLAAPAGSS; from the exons ATggcaggaggaggagaaggaggcgaacTGCAGCTGTTGGGCGCGTGGTTAAGCCCCTGGGTGATCCGCGTGAAGGTGGCGCTGCAGATGAAGGGCCTCAGCTACGAGTACATCGAGGAGAACCTGCAGCACAAGAGCGAGCTCCTGCTCAGCTCCAACCCTGTGCACAAGAAGGTCCCCGTGCTGATCCACGCCGGCCGGCCGGTGTGCGAGTCGCTCGTCGTCCTCGAGTACGTCGACGAGGCCTGGGCCGGGGCCGGGACGCCCCTCCTCCCCGCCGACCCCTACGACCGCGCCGTCGCCCGCTTCTGGGCCACCTACGTCAACGACACG TTCTTCCCGTCGTGGAGGCCGCTGTTCAGGGCGACGACGGCGGAGCAGAGAGCGGAGGCGTTCGAGAACGTGCTGCCTCAGGTGGAGACGCTGGAGCGGGCTCTCACGGAGTGCTCCAAGGGGAAGGCCTTCTTCGGCGGCGACGCCGTCGGGATCGTCGACCTCGCGCTCGGAAGCTTCGTGGTGTGGATCCGGGCGGTGGACGAATTGGGCGGCACCAACCTGCTGGACGAGGCCAGGGTCCCGGGCCTGGCGGCGTGGGCCGAGCGGTTCATGGCCGTAGACGCCGTGGAGGAGGTGATGCCCGAGGCCGGGAGGATCATGGAGCACTACAAAGGGTTTCTCGCGAAACTGGCTGCACCTGCTGGTTCTAGCTAA